From Pelotomaculum schinkii, the proteins below share one genomic window:
- a CDS encoding DUF3793 family protein — translation MKKTGVKRVAAGLTLQETPGELGMTAAGKGLLDEKRLQRGMSLLDKELKLQFIEALNRMEGKEYIAAFIAFGAAPTVMGKKPSSLIAFNSKVKGHMFLWQRYGREVCEELKLQYLVLKEGDGNVLVLFYKSAMLELFVNNERSLQFLRRMGYGEAVTLEQKLHMLKKRFKEICPHEVGIFLGIPVEDVEGFIKHNGKECLTSRDWKVYKNPRRAEILFRVYDAARSSVARAVVGNAKNWEYCSGNEGCAESESLIPHSYN, via the coding sequence ATGAAGAAAACAGGTGTCAAGCGTGTTGCTGCAGGATTAACCTTGCAAGAAACTCCTGGTGAGCTAGGAATGACCGCCGCCGGGAAAGGGCTTCTTGATGAAAAAAGGCTGCAACGGGGGATGTCTTTATTGGACAAAGAGCTTAAGCTGCAGTTTATAGAAGCCTTAAACAGGATGGAAGGAAAAGAGTATATAGCTGCTTTCATTGCCTTTGGAGCTGCCCCAACGGTAATGGGCAAAAAACCTTCTTCTCTTATCGCCTTTAATAGTAAAGTTAAAGGTCATATGTTTTTATGGCAGCGGTATGGCAGGGAGGTATGTGAAGAACTCAAACTGCAATACCTCGTGCTTAAAGAAGGGGACGGGAATGTGCTGGTGCTCTTTTACAAGAGCGCAATGCTAGAGTTGTTTGTTAATAACGAGCGTAGTCTGCAATTCTTAAGAAGAATGGGTTATGGGGAAGCAGTGACCCTGGAGCAGAAGCTCCATATGTTAAAGAAAAGGTTTAAGGAGATATGCCCTCATGAGGTAGGCATATTTCTGGGCATTCCCGTGGAGGATGTCGAAGGATTTATCAAGCATAACGGTAAAGAGTGCCTCACCAGCAGGGATTGGAAGGTGTATAAGAATCCCAGGCGCGCCGAGATTCTTTTCAGAGTTTATGACGCGGCAAGGAGCAGTGTTGCCAGGGCTGTCGTGGGGAATGCTAAGAATTGGGAATATTGTAGCGGCAACGAAGGTTGCGCGGAATCAGAAAGCTTGATACCGCATTCCTATAATTGA
- a CDS encoding FeoA family protein: MKNPIGDEGREAKILRSVNTRALSELQTGEKGKVLRTTAKGPVHRRILEMGVTPGAEIFVKGVAPLGDPIEVLVRGYHLSLRKEEAATIFVEVV, encoded by the coding sequence ATGAAAAACCCGATAGGGGATGAAGGAAGGGAGGCAAAAATATTGAGATCGGTTAATACCAGGGCTCTCAGCGAGCTGCAAACCGGAGAAAAGGGTAAAGTGCTGCGCACTACGGCGAAAGGGCCTGTTCACCGCCGGATCCTGGAAATGGGTGTTACACCGGGGGCAGAAATCTTCGTGAAGGGCGTGGCCCCTCTAGGAGATCCTATTGAGGTATTGGTGAGAGGCTATCATCTGAGCCTCAGAAAAGAAGAAGCCGCTACTATCTTTGTGGAGGTGGTGTAG
- a CDS encoding FeoA family protein has translation MGGSVLPLGFLQVGRDAVVRELGSGRNLAQRLSEMGIVRGTRLSIIKNDMGGPLIISVGDGRLAIGRGMALKIFVEEASKA, from the coding sequence ATGGGTGGCAGCGTTTTACCCCTTGGATTTCTCCAGGTAGGCAGGGACGCCGTCGTCAGGGAACTCGGCAGCGGCAGGAATTTAGCCCAGCGATTGTCGGAAATGGGTATTGTCCGCGGGACCAGGTTAAGCATTATCAAAAACGATATGGGCGGCCCGCTGATTATTTCTGTCGGGGATGGGCGCCTGGCTATCGGCCGGGGTATGGCTTTGAAGATTTTCGTAGAAGAAGCCAGTAAAGCATAA
- the feoB gene encoding ferrous iron transport protein B, with protein sequence MEAAQAIKNEKQIVVALAGNPNSGKTTIFNSLTGAHQHVGNWPGVTVEKKEGQLVSEGKVIRVVDLPGTYSLGAYSEDEAVARDYILFEKPDVVINIIDATNLERNLYLTTQLLEMGSNLVIALNMSDELKAKQIDINAARFSELLGVPAIRTVGTRGQGTKELVAQALQAAGNKNPRVVQINYGKEVETELAALEQDILSNRQLVENFAPRWLAVKVLEGDQGVLKSLAKYPGLERLLARRAEAVKRLEGLLGEDIESLLADKRYGFIGGLAKEVMTRRQTTEERLSRSDKIDRIVTNRYLGIPIFLFAMWAIFQFTFTVGDPFIGWIETFFEWFGGVTGAWLESAGMPGLLMSLIVDGIIGGVGSVLVFIPNIFLLFFAISLLEDSGYMARAAFIMDRLMHALGLHGKSFIPLLIGFGCNVPAVMATRTLENKRDRLITILITPLMSCTARLPVYILFAGAFFTANQGLVIFSLYLLGLALAILMGMLFKRFLFKGETSHFVMELPPYRVPTLKSTFIHMWEKGSSFIRKAGTIIFAVVVLVWALSNLPVGVEYASQDSILGWIGSFVAPIFKPAGFGTWEAAVALVFGILAKEVVVGTLGVIYGAEEAGLTAAIAQAWTPLSAYAFMVMTLLYIPCAAVIGTIKRETNSWTWTAFAVAYTLVLGWLMAVLVYQFGRLLGLG encoded by the coding sequence ATGGAAGCGGCGCAAGCCATAAAAAATGAAAAACAGATCGTGGTGGCCCTGGCTGGCAACCCCAACTCCGGCAAGACCACAATCTTCAACAGCTTGACAGGAGCGCATCAGCATGTGGGCAACTGGCCCGGCGTAACGGTTGAAAAAAAGGAAGGACAACTTGTTTCTGAAGGAAAGGTGATCCGGGTGGTGGACCTGCCCGGGACATACAGCCTTGGAGCTTACTCGGAAGACGAAGCGGTTGCCCGCGATTATATTCTATTTGAAAAACCTGACGTGGTCATCAATATCATTGACGCTACCAACCTCGAACGCAACCTTTATCTGACCACACAGCTTCTGGAGATGGGCTCCAATCTGGTAATCGCCCTGAACATGTCTGACGAACTGAAAGCAAAGCAGATAGACATTAATGCGGCCAGGTTCTCCGAGCTATTAGGCGTACCGGCGATCCGGACGGTAGGCACCCGCGGCCAGGGGACGAAAGAGCTGGTGGCACAGGCTTTACAAGCGGCCGGCAATAAAAACCCGCGAGTTGTTCAAATCAACTATGGTAAAGAAGTGGAAACTGAACTGGCCGCCCTGGAACAAGATATCTTGTCAAACCGGCAGTTGGTGGAAAATTTTGCGCCCCGGTGGCTGGCGGTGAAGGTGCTTGAGGGTGATCAAGGCGTCCTGAAAAGCCTGGCGAAGTATCCCGGCCTGGAGCGTCTGCTGGCCCGGCGCGCCGAAGCCGTCAAACGCCTGGAGGGACTTCTGGGAGAGGACATTGAATCCCTGCTCGCCGACAAACGCTACGGCTTTATCGGCGGCCTGGCCAAAGAGGTCATGACGCGGCGGCAGACGACCGAAGAACGGCTTTCCAGATCCGACAAGATCGACCGTATTGTCACCAACCGCTACCTGGGAATTCCGATCTTCTTATTCGCCATGTGGGCCATATTCCAGTTCACCTTTACAGTCGGCGACCCCTTTATCGGCTGGATTGAAACCTTCTTTGAGTGGTTTGGCGGAGTGACCGGAGCCTGGCTGGAGAGCGCAGGCATGCCCGGGCTTCTGATGTCACTGATAGTTGACGGCATTATTGGCGGCGTAGGCTCTGTCCTGGTCTTTATTCCTAATATATTTCTGTTGTTTTTTGCTATCTCACTTTTGGAAGACAGCGGGTACATGGCCCGCGCGGCGTTTATCATGGACCGGCTTATGCACGCCCTCGGCTTACACGGCAAGTCCTTTATTCCGCTTTTGATCGGCTTCGGGTGCAACGTCCCGGCTGTCATGGCCACCAGAACATTAGAGAATAAAAGAGACCGGTTGATCACCATCTTGATCACGCCGCTGATGTCCTGCACGGCGCGGCTGCCTGTCTATATCTTGTTTGCCGGCGCCTTTTTCACCGCAAACCAGGGATTGGTAATCTTCTCGCTTTACCTTCTGGGGCTGGCGCTGGCTATCCTGATGGGGATGCTGTTCAAGCGGTTCCTGTTTAAAGGGGAAACCTCCCACTTCGTCATGGAATTACCCCCATACCGCGTACCCACCCTTAAAAGCACCTTCATCCACATGTGGGAGAAGGGCAGTTCCTTTATCCGTAAGGCCGGGACGATTATTTTCGCAGTAGTGGTACTGGTCTGGGCACTGTCCAACTTGCCCGTTGGTGTAGAATACGCCAGCCAGGATAGCATCCTGGGCTGGATTGGCAGCTTTGTGGCGCCAATCTTTAAACCTGCCGGGTTCGGTACCTGGGAGGCGGCAGTCGCTCTGGTATTCGGCATCCTGGCCAAAGAGGTGGTTGTCGGCACCCTGGGTGTAATCTACGGAGCTGAAGAGGCCGGCTTAACGGCGGCAATCGCTCAAGCCTGGACACCCCTGTCCGCTTATGCCTTCATGGTTATGACTTTGCTCTATATTCCCTGCGCCGCCGTGATCGGGACAATTAAGAGGGAAACAAACTCCTGGACCTGGACGGCTTTTGCCGTGGCATACACGCTGGTACTCGGTTGGCTGATGGCAGTCCTGGTCTACCAGTTCGGCAGACTGCTCGGTCTCGGCTAA
- a CDS encoding FeoB-associated Cys-rich membrane protein yields METIILLGIGVLAAGLLVRQFVRNAKVEGCSCCEQECGNHCQQTDDQERLS; encoded by the coding sequence ATGGAAACTATCATTTTGCTGGGAATAGGCGTCCTGGCTGCGGGGCTCCTGGTGCGCCAGTTTGTCAGAAACGCCAAGGTTGAAGGCTGCTCTTGCTGCGAACAGGAGTGCGGCAACCATTGCCAACAAACTGATGATCAAGAACGGTTGTCCTGA
- a CDS encoding sirohydrochlorin cobaltochelatase, with amino-acid sequence MICLKRVTVSILTLALVLIFCATAPAEQSEKGKKAILLVTFGTSVQSAMPAYDNLENAVKEAFPGVEVRWSFTSGIIRDKIAERDGRIVDDPFTALSKLKAEGYDQIVVQSDHIFSGQEYSDLRELVNNFLALQTADGSLGPKKLALGKPLLYYHEDYFDAVEALASQFPADTSSNAVVLMGHGSEHPADSAYGKLNDILRHKYKNVFLGTVEGYPTLEEIRQDLKDSGVTKITLMPFMNIAGDHALNDLYGDEEESWKSQLAENGYTIDGYLKGLLENKAVVNMYVNHLSAAMAEFEADGIKEATTRVNGERLKFSEPLRPEDGSILAQLKPVFTALGFTVTWNEAEGVATANKTDLTVSFQPGSSVALVNGAEMIMDTKCQLVNGSTMIPLSFLSKNLGCTVNWDADNTINIFKE; translated from the coding sequence GTGATATGTCTCAAAAGAGTTACCGTTTCCATCCTGACTCTTGCACTGGTCCTTATATTCTGTGCAACAGCGCCGGCCGAACAGAGTGAAAAAGGTAAAAAAGCCATCTTGCTGGTAACCTTCGGGACCAGCGTCCAGTCGGCAATGCCTGCCTACGACAATTTAGAAAACGCTGTTAAAGAGGCTTTTCCTGGCGTTGAGGTGCGCTGGTCTTTTACCTCAGGAATAATCAGAGATAAAATCGCCGAAAGGGACGGCAGGATTGTTGATGATCCCTTTACCGCGCTGAGCAAATTGAAGGCGGAAGGCTATGACCAAATAGTTGTTCAGTCGGATCATATTTTCTCCGGACAGGAGTACAGCGATCTCCGGGAACTCGTCAACAACTTTCTGGCGCTCCAGACGGCTGACGGCAGCCTCGGCCCCAAAAAGCTGGCCCTGGGCAAGCCGCTTTTGTATTACCACGAGGACTACTTCGATGCGGTAGAAGCTTTAGCTTCCCAGTTTCCCGCCGATACCTCGTCGAATGCCGTAGTTTTAATGGGACACGGTAGTGAACATCCTGCCGATTCCGCTTACGGTAAACTAAACGATATTCTAAGGCATAAGTACAAAAACGTATTTTTGGGCACGGTCGAAGGTTATCCCACCCTGGAGGAAATCCGGCAAGACCTGAAGGACTCCGGCGTTACGAAGATCACCCTGATGCCCTTTATGAACATCGCCGGAGATCATGCTTTGAACGATCTTTACGGTGACGAGGAAGAATCCTGGAAATCCCAGCTTGCGGAGAACGGCTATACAATCGATGGCTATCTGAAGGGGCTCCTGGAAAACAAGGCTGTCGTAAACATGTATGTCAACCACCTATCGGCAGCCATGGCAGAGTTTGAAGCAGACGGCATAAAAGAGGCAACTACACGGGTAAACGGCGAAAGGCTTAAATTCAGCGAGCCCTTGCGCCCCGAAGACGGTTCCATTTTAGCCCAATTGAAGCCGGTTTTTACCGCTTTGGGCTTCACGGTTACGTGGAATGAGGCTGAGGGGGTGGCAACGGCCAATAAAACAGATCTGACGGTGTCCTTCCAACCAGGCAGCAGTGTGGCGCTGGTTAACGGCGCCGAAATGATCATGGATACGAAATGCCAACTGGTTAACGGTTCGACTATGATTCCCCTTTCCTTTCTGAGTAAAAACCTTGGCTGCACGGTTAACTGGGATGCTGATAATACTATCAACATATTTAAAGAATAG
- a CDS encoding IS3 family transposase → MHCFYNTRRLQKNLKDLTPIDYQSQAFAAWNL, encoded by the coding sequence ATACATTGTTTTTATAACACGAGAAGATTGCAGAAAAATCTCAAAGACCTGACTCCGATAGACTATCAGAGTCAGGCCTTTGCGGCATGGAATTTATAG
- a CDS encoding type II toxin-antitoxin system RelB/DinJ family antitoxin has translation MAETTNLSIRMDKELKKQAEQLFSELGMNMTTAFNIFVRQAVRQGKIPFEISLNVPNADTIAAMEEADKISRDPNAKRYSSFEELVAEVQNEV, from the coding sequence GTGGCTGAAACGACAAATTTAAGTATCCGCATGGATAAGGAACTGAAAAAGCAGGCGGAACAGCTTTTTTCTGAATTGGGCATGAATATGACGACAGCATTCAACATCTTTGTCCGGCAGGCTGTGCGGCAGGGGAAAATACCCTTTGAAATTTCCCTGAATGTTCCAAATGCCGACACAATAGCGGCTATGGAAGAAGCCGATAAAATAAGCCGAGACCCAAACGCAAAACGCTATTCAAGTTTTGAAGAACTGGTAGCAGAGGTTCAGAATGAAGTATGA
- a CDS encoding superoxide dismutase family protein has product MNTTKPAYGTAGAIIRGGPLAPQITGVVHFIDVPGGAWVYVDVAGLPPYQPAQAGNPPIGPHGFHIHEFGNCEVGDPGNPFQAAGEHWNPYNQPHGNHAGDFPVLFSNSGRAVMNFFTNKFRVAQLIGKAVIIHQNPDDYRTQPAGAAGKRLACGVIM; this is encoded by the coding sequence ATGAATACCACAAAACCAGCCTATGGAACGGCCGGGGCTATCATACGTGGCGGGCCTTTAGCTCCGCAGATAACCGGAGTCGTGCATTTTATTGACGTCCCAGGCGGCGCCTGGGTTTATGTCGACGTGGCAGGGCTGCCGCCTTATCAACCCGCTCAGGCCGGCAACCCGCCTATCGGGCCCCATGGCTTCCATATCCACGAATTCGGCAACTGTGAAGTCGGCGATCCCGGGAACCCATTTCAAGCAGCCGGTGAACACTGGAACCCTTACAACCAACCGCACGGCAACCATGCCGGTGACTTTCCCGTGCTGTTTTCAAATAGCGGCCGGGCTGTTATGAATTTTTTCACCAACAAGTTTCGTGTCGCGCAGTTAATTGGCAAGGCTGTAATCATCCATCAAAACCCGGACGATTACCGGACTCAGCCGGCAGGAGCTGCGGGTAAGCGCCTGGCGTGCGGCGTAATCATGTAG
- a CDS encoding DUF2284 domain-containing protein, giving the protein MDHDLTRFLELAKSLGAYEAKFIDPATIKTAAWVRMKCMYGCSSRRGHCCPPNTPTPKEAREIIDCYQKAMLLHCLQDDRPTKIVLQLERELFLSGYYKVIGLGNGVCELCRPYYKEKCAYPEGEKCAHSKEARPSMEACGIDVFATVRANGFPIEVLPDKESKGNYYGLLLIE; this is encoded by the coding sequence ATGGACCACGATTTGACGCGGTTCCTGGAATTAGCCAAAAGCCTTGGCGCTTATGAAGCAAAGTTTATTGATCCGGCCACCATCAAAACAGCGGCCTGGGTAAGGATGAAGTGCATGTATGGCTGCAGCTCCAGAAGGGGGCACTGCTGTCCTCCCAACACCCCGACCCCAAAGGAAGCCCGGGAAATAATTGATTGTTATCAAAAGGCTATGCTGCTCCATTGCCTCCAGGATGACCGCCCCACCAAAATCGTTTTGCAGTTGGAAAGGGAGTTGTTTTTATCCGGTTACTATAAAGTTATCGGGCTGGGTAACGGAGTGTGTGAGTTGTGCCGGCCTTATTACAAGGAGAAGTGTGCCTATCCCGAAGGTGAGAAATGTGCTCACTCCAAAGAGGCCAGGCCATCAATGGAAGCCTGCGGTATAGATGTGTTTGCAACAGTGAGGGCAAACGGTTTTCCAATCGAGGTTTTACCGGACAAAGAAAGCAAAGGGAACTATTACGGTTTGTTGTTGATTGAGTAA